Proteins encoded in a region of the Watersipora subatra chromosome 5, tzWatSuba1.1, whole genome shotgun sequence genome:
- the LOC137397352 gene encoding uncharacterized protein: protein MPPRRCHQASPETMIAGGANIDQLAQVLANVNLNRRTTFKLPKYDGSGDVELYLQQFVDISAANQWEKGASLLHLKCTLEVAAAACNRGETLDIIFQGLRARFGIGPRQARDKLGQLRYESNSSLHVLGAEVERFVDIAYPAAGQEIQNTLAIDSFTRALNHNALQRHLLVLQIESVADAVTAAQEYFQVENNSRKSKHHVASVEVDQVSVEKKSPMELVMEKMLQQMETNTKVVQQLLQQKPINTGRKWRESTAVRPADAGNTDRSKSQKSTNASKSTSPQNGNDSLLSLAVDGPNKELPRSSQVTEPTRINPSYFLPGKVSGRPVYFLIDSGCTSNIISQHVFERISKGVRDQLMPYESQGRLADGSQMEISGTIELSGRLRDIAFVSEFLVCPVTESAILGMLFLENNACVMDFRLQSLKMKGRELKCTNRFGDRLQSKVQVVHKVIIPSHSEMMVKGRLCGKMTNEVGVVDRWEENPKAAPGLLLGTCLAKVGEKLQVPIRCINITRALIVINAGSCVGMFHAVEVPSEGKVEIRQITDVLNKSSSRTGDHLSVDSMPEHIRSVYLEAIRLCTTDEERSNIGKLLEEFQDVFSRSDTDVGRTHLVEHSILVKPGTRPIKQQARRLGPEKEVEVERQLNSVTEQDCHPLPRIDESLDALAGSKIFSTLDLISGYWQLPLDEDAQDKSSFVTRDGLWKWRVLPFGLTSAPACFSRLMERVMRGLHWKTLLLYLNDIIVFSGDIDSNVERLAAVFERLYAAGLKLKPRKCKLFKAEVKYLGHVVSAEGVATNPEKIEDVKSWPIPKWVRELKAFLGTAECLKSFESLKQSLVTSEFLGYPDPSLPFILDTDASAEGIGGVLSQIQNGKERVISYYSKSFSPSERNYCVTRRELLAVIKCVKHFRPYLYGRQFLVRTDHASLI from the exons ATGCCCCCGCGTCGGTGTCATCAAGCATCACCTGAAACAATGATAGCAGGAGGCGCAAATATAGACCAATTAGCTCAGGTTTTAGCTAACGTAAATTTAAATAGGAGAACAACGTTCAAGCTGCCCAAGTATGATGGTAGTGGAGATGTTGAATTATACTTGCAGCAGTTTGTTGACATCAGTGCTGCTAATCAATGGGAGAAGGGAGCCTCCTTGTTACATCTAAAGTGCACTTTGGAAGTGGCGGCTGCGGCATGCAACCGCGGAGAGACGCTTGATATCATCTTTCAAGGTCTGCGGGCTCGCTTTGGAATTGGTCCAAGACAAGCTAGAGACAAATTGGGACAGCTAAGGTACGAGAGTAACTCATCGTTACATGTGCTGGGAGCTGAAGTAGAGCGGTTTGTAGATATTGCTTACCCAGCAGCTGGCCAAGAAATTCAGAACACATTGGCTATCGACTCTTTCACTCGAGCACTAAATCATAATGCGCTTCAGCGCCATCTGTTAGTGCTCCAAATAGAGTCAGTAGCTGATGCTGTGACAGCTGCCCAGGAGTATTTCCAAGTGGAAAACAACTCTAGAAAATCTAAACACCACGTTGCTTCTGTAGAAGTTGACCAGGTGTCAGTCGAAAAGAAGTCACCAATGGAACTGGTGATGGAGAAGATGTTGCAGCAAATGGAAACTAACACAAAGGTTGTACAGCAACTTCTACAGCAGAAACCCATCAATACGG GCAGGAAATGGAGAGAGTCCACAGCAGTAAGACCTGCTGACGCTGGCAATACTGATAGGTCAAAAAGTCAGAAATCTACCAACGCTTCTAAATCGACATCACCCCAAAATGGCAATGATAGTCTCTTGTCTTTGGCGGTAGATGGGCCCAATAAGGAGTTACCTCGTTCATCCCAGGTAACTGAACCTACACGTATCAACCCCAGTTACTTCCTCCCAGGGAAGGTGTCGGGCAGACCTGTTTATTTTCTGATAGACTCTGGTTGTACGTCTAATATCATATCACAGCATGTGTTTGAAAGAATATCTAAAGGAGTTAGAGATCAGCTGATGCCATATGAGTCTCAAGGAAGACTCGCAGATGGTAGTCAGATGGAGATCTCAGGGACAATCGAGTTGTCAGGAAGACTCAGAGATATTGCTTTTGTGTCTGAATTCTTAGTATGCCCTGTCACTGAAAGTGCAATACTAGGAATGCTATTTTTAGAAAACAATGCTTGTGTCATGGATTTTAGACTTCAGAGTTTAAAAATGAAAGGCAGAGAGCTGAAGTGTACTAATCGGTTTGGTGATCGACTGCAGAGCAAAGTTCAAGTGGTTCACAAAGTTATCATTCCATCCCATTCTGAAATGATGGTGAAGGGTAGACTATGTGGGAAAATGACAAACGAAGTTGGAGTAGTTGACAGATGGGAGGAGAATCCCAAGGCTGCTCCTGGGTTGTTGCTGGGAACATGTTTGGCAAAAGTAGGTGAGAAGTTGCAAGTCCCAATACGCTGCATTAATATAACACGAGCACTGATTGTGATAAATGCAGGTAGTTGCGTGGGGATGTTCCATGCGGTAGAGGTTCCCAGTGAGGGAAAGGTAGAGATACGCCAGATAACTGATGTGTTAAATAAGAGTAGTAGTCGAACTGGAGATCATCTCTCTGTAGACTCTATGCCTGAGCACATTCGCTCGGTGTATCTGGAAGCAATAAGGCTTTGCACAACTGACGAAGAAAGAAGTAATATTGGAAAGCTGCTAGAGGAGTTTCAGGATGTTTTCAGCAGGTCGGACACTGATGTTGGCCGTACACATTTGGTCGAACATTCCATACTTGTTAAACCAGGAACTCGACCAATCAAGCAGCAAGCTCGACGGCTTGGACCAGAAAAAGAAGTGGAAGTTGAGCGGCAG TTAAATTCAGTCACCGAACAAGACTGTCATCCTCTGCCTCGAATTGACGAAAGTCTGGATGCCTTAGCAGGGAGCAAAATATTCAGCACCCTCGATTTAATCTCAGGTTACTGGCAACTTCCTCTAGATGAAGATGCGCAGGACAAATCCTCATTTGTCACTCGAGATGGACTTTGGAAGTGGAGAGTACTTCCATTTGGGCTCACTTCTGCTCCTGCATGTTTCAGTCGCTTGATGGAGCGCGTAATGAGAGGTCTTCATTGGAAAACCTTGCTCTTGTATCTGAACGATATTATTGTGTTTAGTGGCGATATTGATTCAAATGTTGAGAGATTAGCGGCTGTGTTTGAACGCTTATATGCAGCAGGTCTAAAGTTAAAGCCACGTAAATGCAAACTTTTCAAAGCTGAAGTAAAATACCTTGGCCATGTTGTTAGCGCGGAAGGTGTTGCCACCAACCCAGAGAAGATTGAAGATGTGAAGAGTTGGCCAATTCCAAAATGGGTGCGTGAACTAAAAGCTTTCCTCGGAACAGCAG AATGTCTGAAATCATTTGAAAGTTTGAAACAGAGTTTGGTGACTTCAGAATTTCTTGGGTATCCAGATCCTAGCCTCCCTTTTATTCTTGATACGGATGCTAGTGCTGAAGGTATAGGAGGAGTCTTGTCACAGATCCAAAATGGCAAAGAAAGAGTTATCTCTTATTACAGCAAGTCGTTCAGCCCTTCTGAACGAAACTATTGCGTAACTCGAAGGGAACTTCTTGCCGTCATCAAATGTGTCAAACACTTCCGACCTTATCTGTATGGTCGACAGTTCCTTGTCAGAACGGATCATGCCTCATTGATATAG